A window from Chloroflexota bacterium encodes these proteins:
- a CDS encoding ATP-binding cassette domain-containing protein, translating into MEPKFAIETRDLTKKYGDLTAVDKLNITIGYGEVFGLLGPNGAGKTTIISMLCTIINPSSGNATVNGFNILKQPAAVRRSIGIVFQDPSIDDRLTGRENLQLHACLYDMPAELTKKRIAEVLKLVGLEDRADSAMKTYSGGMRRRLELARGLLHHPKVLFLDEPTLGLDPQTREHLWTYIENLARTTEITIILTTHYMEEADLLCSRVAIIDYGKIKVIDTPSNLKAALKGDVITITTAHPQKLATRLTELRLTPHIDSSGDALRLTVSNPEKLIPRLIRTAADVGVEVNSVSIHHPTLNDVFLHYTGRDIRAEEAESQFRKFMMVGRQKR; encoded by the coding sequence ATGGAACCAAAATTTGCCATCGAAACCAGAGATTTAACCAAGAAATATGGTGACCTCACTGCGGTCGATAAGCTAAACATTACAATAGGCTACGGTGAGGTGTTTGGGCTGCTCGGCCCTAACGGTGCCGGCAAGACAACAATAATCTCCATGCTGTGCACCATAATCAATCCATCTTCAGGCAACGCCACTGTGAATGGCTTCAATATATTAAAACAACCGGCCGCTGTTAGACGCAGCATCGGCATCGTTTTCCAGGACCCAAGCATCGATGACCGCCTAACAGGCAGAGAAAACTTGCAGCTTCATGCTTGCCTTTACGATATGCCGGCAGAGCTAACCAAAAAGCGCATAGCGGAGGTCCTAAAGCTGGTAGGATTGGAGGATAGAGCGGATTCCGCCATGAAAACTTACTCGGGCGGTATGAGAAGACGATTGGAATTGGCCAGAGGTTTGCTTCACCACCCCAAGGTGCTCTTTCTCGACGAGCCCACTCTAGGCCTGGATCCTCAAACTCGAGAGCATCTCTGGACATACATCGAAAACCTGGCCCGAACAACTGAAATCACCATCATCCTCACCACCCATTACATGGAAGAAGCCGACCTGCTTTGCAGTCGTGTTGCCATCATTGACTATGGTAAAATCAAGGTCATTGACACACCCTCCAATCTGAAGGCAGCTCTAAAAGGCGATGTCATAACCATTACCACAGCCCATCCGCAAAAGCTCGCCACCAGACTGACTGAACTCAGACTCACCCCTCATATAGACTCATCAGGAGATGCCTTGAGATTAACTGTCTCCAACCCAGAAAAACTCATACCCAGATTAATTAGAACCGCTGCCGATGTTGGAGTAGAAGTCAATTCCGTATCTATCCATCACCCAACATTAAATGATGTGTTCCTTCACTACACCGGTCGAGACATAAGAGCAGAAGAGGCCGAATCACAGTTCAGAAAATTCATGATGGTGGGGAGGCAAAAAAGATGA
- a CDS encoding response regulator transcription factor: MTTILVVDDEPNILELAKLYLEQEGYRVQGVGNGNDALEKLNSVKPSLIVLDLMLPDIDGFEVCREIRKKSDIPILMLTARKEDVDKIVGLELGADDYLTKPFNPRELVARVKAILRRYKSGLKPSQAIEVGNLHIDLARREATIDSQQLKLRTKEFDLLATLAQNIGVVLTRERLLEMVWETDYYGETRTIDIHINHLRDKLSGANASIETIRGIGYKMTLK; this comes from the coding sequence ATGACAACCATACTGGTCGTCGACGATGAGCCGAACATACTAGAACTCGCCAAGCTCTATCTTGAGCAAGAGGGGTACCGTGTACAGGGGGTTGGCAACGGCAACGATGCCCTTGAAAAGCTAAATTCGGTTAAGCCATCGCTCATCGTCCTGGATTTAATGCTACCCGACATAGACGGTTTTGAGGTATGCCGTGAGATACGAAAGAAAAGCGACATCCCCATTCTGATGCTTACTGCCCGAAAAGAAGACGTGGACAAAATAGTCGGGCTTGAGCTTGGGGCTGATGACTATCTAACCAAACCATTCAATCCACGAGAGCTGGTAGCCAGGGTCAAGGCTATTCTCCGCCGCTACAAGTCCGGACTCAAGCCCAGTCAAGCCATAGAAGTCGGTAATCTACATATTGACCTGGCTCGCCGCGAGGCAACTATAGATAGCCAACAACTTAAACTCCGCACTAAAGAGTTCGACTTGCTAGCAACCCTGGCTCAAAACATAGGAGTCGTTCTAACCCGAGAGCGACTCCTTGAGATGGTCTGGGAAACTGATTACTACGGAGAAACGCGCACCATCGACATCCATATTAACCATCTCCGGGACAAGTTAAGCGGAGCGAACGCCTCGATAGAAACAATCCGAGGTATAGGCTACAAAATGACATTGAAATAA
- a CDS encoding endonuclease III, whose translation MVRASVEQILTLLTKEYGRRNWRRRQSPIEVLVQTILSQNTSDRNSGKAFEQLLASFGSWEDMANASVGEISHSIKAGGLGVVKARYIKQALEEIRRRRGDFELDFLGKLPVDEARDWLRQLPGVGMKTASCVLLFSLGMPALPVDTHVFRVAKRLGLISSKVSVEQAHRLLEALLPSQDVYQFHVMLIEHGRRICKAQRPRCKECVLGGLCPSYAWLGKQEGRD comes from the coding sequence ATGGTTAGAGCGAGCGTTGAACAAATTCTCACGTTGCTGACTAAAGAATATGGCAGGCGCAATTGGCGACGGCGGCAGAGCCCGATAGAGGTGCTGGTCCAGACGATTCTTTCCCAGAACACGTCGGATAGGAACTCCGGAAAAGCCTTTGAGCAGCTTTTGGCTTCTTTTGGTAGTTGGGAAGATATGGCTAATGCCAGCGTTGGTGAGATTTCTCATTCTATTAAAGCTGGTGGACTGGGTGTAGTTAAAGCCAGATATATCAAGCAGGCACTGGAGGAAATACGGCGAAGGCGTGGTGATTTCGAGCTGGACTTCTTGGGGAAGCTGCCTGTAGATGAGGCCAGGGATTGGCTGAGGCAATTGCCCGGGGTGGGCATGAAAACAGCTAGCTGCGTATTGCTTTTTTCGCTGGGTATGCCAGCTTTGCCGGTGGATACGCATGTTTTCCGCGTGGCTAAAAGGCTGGGACTGATTAGCTCCAAGGTTTCTGTGGAGCAAGCACACAGGCTGCTTGAGGCACTTTTGCCGTCTCAGGATGTGTATCAGTTTCATGTTATGCTGATAGAGCATGGCCGGAGGATATGCAAAGCTCAACGGCCTCGTTGTAAGGAGTGCGTGTTAGGCGGATTATGCCCCAGTTACGCATGGCTTGGGAAACAGGAGGGGCGAGACTAA
- a CDS encoding serine hydroxymethyltransferase, translating to MVSFSKYPGDTGLADNARQDTEIARFLKLEARRQKETINLIAAENYASRAVLEAQGSILTNKYAEGYPQRRYYAGCPNIDAIESLAIERAKRLFNAEHANVQPHSGSQANMAVYFALLEPGDTVMGMSLSHGGHLTHGAPVNFSGKWYKFITYGIDRQTERLDYDNIEKLALKHKPKLIIAGASAYPRIIDFNRFRSIADAAGAQLMADMAHIAGLVATDLHPSPVPHAQIITSSTHKTLRGPRSGFILCNQELASKIDAAVFPMMQGGPLMHAIAAKAIAFFEAMQPEFATYQKAVLENAQVLASELKQHGLRLISGGTDNHLILVDLTQTGITGIVAQEALEAAGILVNRNAIPSDPRPPQITSGIRLGTPAITTRGFGPKEMKHIASFIIKVLSHPEDKRIQNEIAEQVASMCHSFPTPGID from the coding sequence ATGGTATCATTCTCTAAATATCCCGGAGATACAGGATTGGCTGACAACGCCAGACAAGATACCGAAATCGCTCGATTTCTCAAGCTAGAGGCTAGGCGACAAAAGGAAACCATAAATCTTATTGCCGCCGAAAATTACGCCAGTCGAGCGGTGCTCGAAGCTCAAGGCTCCATATTAACCAACAAATATGCCGAAGGCTACCCGCAACGCCGCTATTACGCTGGCTGCCCCAATATAGATGCCATCGAAAGCTTGGCAATCGAGCGAGCCAAGAGATTGTTCAACGCTGAGCATGCCAACGTCCAGCCCCATAGCGGCAGCCAAGCCAACATGGCAGTCTATTTCGCCCTTCTCGAGCCCGGCGATACCGTTATGGGAATGAGCTTAAGCCATGGCGGCCATCTAACTCACGGCGCCCCAGTCAATTTCTCGGGAAAATGGTACAAGTTCATCACCTACGGAATTGACCGACAAACTGAAAGGCTCGACTATGACAACATAGAGAAACTAGCCCTAAAGCACAAGCCAAAACTTATTATCGCTGGAGCCAGTGCCTATCCCCGAATTATTGACTTCAACCGCTTCCGCAGCATAGCTGATGCTGCCGGCGCCCAGCTTATGGCAGATATGGCCCACATAGCCGGATTGGTAGCTACCGATTTACATCCCTCTCCAGTACCTCATGCCCAAATAATTACCTCATCCACCCACAAGACCTTGCGCGGTCCCCGAAGCGGCTTCATTTTATGTAATCAAGAGCTGGCTTCAAAGATAGATGCCGCTGTTTTCCCTATGATGCAGGGAGGACCACTGATGCACGCCATCGCTGCCAAAGCCATAGCCTTTTTTGAAGCTATGCAGCCTGAGTTCGCCACCTATCAAAAGGCAGTACTGGAAAATGCTCAAGTCCTTGCCTCTGAGTTAAAGCAGCACGGTTTACGACTAATTTCTGGCGGTACCGATAATCACCTCATCCTCGTTGACCTCACCCAGACTGGAATAACCGGCATAGTCGCTCAGGAAGCCCTTGAAGCCGCTGGCATCTTGGTAAATAGGAATGCCATCCCCTCAGACCCCAGACCACCTCAAATCACCAGTGGCATCAGGCTGGGTACACCAGCTATTACAACCAGAGGCTTCGGCCCCAAAGAAATGAAGCACATTGCTTCTTTCATTATAAAGGTGCTCTCTCACCCCGAAGATAAAAGAATACAAAACGAAATAGCTGAGCAAGTAGCTTCCATGTGCCACAGTTTTCCCACCCCAGGAATAGACTAG
- a CDS encoding PKD domain-containing protein codes for MEDGKGGSSQASLPVTVGANQSPIISSFDASPSGVLYGESTMLTCVASDPDGDAVRYSWSASEGDITGVGNRVTWIAPNKGGNFNITVTVSDGKGGETKGNVMVTVSTVTKTVTIRPIAEETGTVDSEGDKDNSRTIAGDDEKNRGYCAFWSFDIWSLAGKKIENANLRFTTRSVVSDPFPATTGLAGMRLWNVKYGDKLPEFWYTGTQLQYSSTLFTQPPTIVDVTPDIVHLAAAAATHFQVEALFMKKTNGNSVAQLIEWSEVILEVTYSER; via the coding sequence GTGGAGGACGGCAAAGGTGGTTCGTCACAGGCTAGTTTACCTGTGACAGTTGGTGCTAATCAGTCGCCGATAATTTCTAGCTTTGATGCCAGCCCATCCGGGGTGCTGTACGGGGAGAGTACGATGCTTACCTGTGTTGCTAGTGACCCTGATGGCGACGCGGTCAGATATAGCTGGTCGGCTAGTGAGGGGGATATCACCGGGGTAGGCAACAGAGTTACCTGGATAGCACCGAATAAAGGTGGGAATTTCAACATCACGGTAACTGTTAGCGATGGCAAAGGTGGCGAAACCAAGGGTAATGTGATGGTCACCGTGTCAACAGTTACTAAAACCGTAACCATCAGACCGATTGCCGAGGAAACTGGCACAGTAGATTCTGAAGGTGATAAAGATAATTCCCGGACTATAGCTGGGGATGATGAGAAGAATAGAGGATATTGTGCTTTCTGGAGCTTCGATATCTGGAGCCTGGCGGGAAAGAAAATAGAAAATGCCAATCTCAGGTTTACCACTAGGAGCGTAGTTAGTGATCCGTTCCCGGCCACTACGGGGCTTGCCGGTATGCGTTTGTGGAATGTTAAATATGGTGACAAGCTGCCCGAATTCTGGTATACTGGCACGCAATTGCAGTATTCCTCTACGCTTTTTACTCAACCACCGACTATAGTAGACGTCACTCCTGACATAGTCCATCTTGCCGCTGCGGCTGCCACTCACTTTCAGGTTGAAGCTCTATTTATGAAGAAGACTAACGGCAACAGTGTAGCTCAATTGATAGAGTGGTCAGAGGTTATTCTCGAGGTCACCTATTCAGAAAGATAA
- a CDS encoding HAMP domain-containing histidine kinase — MMSLRTRLILSYVLIIVLCLGIVAASLIVLLGDHINRLAMARLADIALPIYVQFRAATRSQVSLNQAWANLQEMSQETGTYIFLLDAKDVIIRQAIPEESSWIPPSKLEIKKPPAIRLTPYHGTYVAPGGERLLFVAQPLTGLFKTPNPSNPETLVLALPRREALAIWADFAKPFLWAGLAALAVSILIAILLARSVYVPVRRVTNAAEEIAHGNYEQEVPEAGPKEVKGLATSFNQMAKQVKHSQQMLRDFVADVSHELRSPLTSIKGFAQAIVDGTAKDKEAQLKAATVIEDESKRMMRLVEELLEFSRLESGQITMVKEPVDLKELLQQCHEIFLMRAEEKNILLKTEIEPLSPVTGDIDRLEQVFNNLLDNALKHTPSGGKVSIIARQPHPNFAEIAVTDTGPGISGEQLRHVFERFYKADHSAGKTGAGLGLAIARQIVRAHGGDIMAKSALGQGTEFLVRLPTNPTI, encoded by the coding sequence ATGATGAGCCTGCGTACACGCCTTATTCTTTCATACGTTTTAATCATAGTCTTATGCCTGGGCATAGTCGCTGCCTCTCTGATAGTCTTGCTCGGTGACCATATAAACAGGCTAGCCATGGCACGCCTGGCCGATATTGCACTGCCCATCTATGTCCAGTTCAGAGCAGCTACCAGAAGCCAAGTCTCTCTGAACCAGGCATGGGCCAATCTGCAGGAGATGTCTCAGGAAACTGGCACTTACATATTTCTACTGGACGCTAAAGATGTCATTATCAGACAGGCAATACCCGAGGAGAGTTCCTGGATACCACCCTCAAAGTTGGAAATCAAAAAGCCACCTGCCATCAGACTAACGCCTTACCACGGAACTTATGTCGCACCTGGTGGAGAAAGATTACTATTCGTCGCCCAACCACTTACTGGATTGTTCAAAACACCCAACCCCTCTAATCCAGAGACCCTAGTGCTGGCCTTGCCTCGCCGGGAGGCTCTGGCCATCTGGGCTGACTTTGCTAAACCATTTCTCTGGGCAGGACTAGCCGCCCTGGCTGTCTCCATACTTATAGCCATTCTCCTAGCGCGCTCCGTCTATGTACCTGTCCGACGCGTGACAAACGCCGCCGAAGAAATAGCCCACGGTAACTATGAGCAGGAGGTCCCAGAGGCCGGCCCTAAAGAGGTCAAAGGCTTGGCTACAAGTTTTAACCAGATGGCCAAGCAGGTGAAGCACTCTCAGCAGATGCTGCGCGACTTTGTAGCCGATGTCTCCCACGAGCTAAGAAGTCCGCTTACCTCCATCAAGGGATTCGCCCAAGCCATAGTCGATGGAACTGCCAAGGACAAAGAAGCCCAGCTTAAAGCTGCCACTGTCATCGAGGACGAGTCCAAACGCATGATGCGGCTGGTAGAGGAACTGCTTGAGTTTTCCAGGCTTGAATCAGGCCAGATCACCATGGTCAAGGAACCAGTAGATTTGAAGGAGCTTCTGCAGCAGTGCCATGAGATTTTCCTCATGCGTGCCGAAGAAAAAAACATACTACTGAAAACAGAGATTGAGCCTCTGTCGCCTGTCACCGGTGATATCGACCGTTTGGAGCAGGTCTTCAACAACCTGCTCGACAATGCCTTGAAACACACCCCCTCCGGTGGCAAGGTAAGCATCATTGCCCGGCAACCCCACCCCAACTTCGCCGAAATTGCCGTAACTGATACCGGCCCAGGCATCTCTGGTGAGCAGCTACGGCATGTCTTTGAGCGCTTCTATAAGGCTGACCATTCAGCAGGTAAAACTGGTGCCGGCCTGGGCCTGGCCATCGCCAGACAGATAGTCCGCGCCCACGGCGGAGATATCATGGCTAAAAGCGCCCTGGGTCAAGGAACCGAGTTCCTGGTCAGATTACCCACCAACCCCACTATTTAA
- a CDS encoding daunorubicin ABC transporter permease, which yields MSELRKIYGLWRREVLRYWREKSRIISSLILPLLWLLVFGGGMRGVELPGIQGYQTYIFPGIVAMTLLFTSVWSGISIIWDREFGFFKEIMVAPVSRTSIVIGKALGSGTSALIQGFILLPLSFLVGVHLSPMSFVILIPTMILISIGLVCIGLLIASMITSMEGFNFIMSLVIMPMFFTSGALFPLTSAPDWLRGFSYANPLTYGVDVLRWGTFGEASSLLPIYAEFLILVLFAAAMIVACSYTFNIKK from the coding sequence ATGAGTGAGCTCAGGAAAATATATGGATTGTGGCGTCGGGAAGTACTCAGATACTGGCGTGAAAAGTCACGGATTATCTCTTCACTCATATTGCCTCTGCTCTGGCTGCTGGTTTTCGGCGGCGGCATGCGCGGCGTAGAGCTGCCCGGCATACAGGGTTACCAAACATACATATTCCCGGGCATAGTCGCTATGACACTCTTATTCACCTCTGTCTGGTCCGGCATCTCCATAATCTGGGACAGAGAATTCGGCTTCTTTAAAGAGATTATGGTAGCACCCGTCTCTCGAACCTCAATCGTCATCGGTAAGGCTCTGGGCAGTGGAACAAGCGCCCTTATCCAGGGCTTCATTTTGCTACCGCTTTCATTTCTGGTAGGTGTGCACCTGTCGCCGATGTCTTTCGTAATATTAATCCCCACTATGATTCTCATCTCAATCGGACTGGTCTGTATTGGACTGCTTATCGCCTCAATGATAACCAGCATGGAAGGATTCAATTTCATCATGAGCCTGGTGATTATGCCCATGTTCTTCACCAGCGGCGCCCTTTTCCCCCTAACTTCGGCGCCAGATTGGCTTAGGGGCTTTAGCTATGCAAATCCACTGACTTACGGCGTGGATGTCTTACGCTGGGGCACCTTCGGCGAGGCAAGTTCATTGCTACCAATTTATGCCGAATTTCTTATACTGGTGCTATTCGCCGCAGCTATGATTGTAGCCTGCTCCTATACCTTCAACATTAAAAAGTAA